In one Deltaproteobacteria bacterium genomic region, the following are encoded:
- a CDS encoding ion transporter yields the protein MTKTDRIRSFVENATTQRWITILIVLNALVLALETSPAAMAAAGSFLKLADRVILAVFVVEILLKVVGQRRDFVRDPWNHFDTLVVTIALIPATEFLSVMRALRILRVFRLISTVPAMRRVVGALLHAVPGMSSVVMLLSVIYFVFSVMATSLFADRFPEWFGNIGSSAYTLFQIMTLESWSMGIVRPVMNVFPQAWLFFVPFILVTSFAVLNLFIGIIVDAMQTHGHGDVFGETPAASTPEPTLADLQAEIRALRDELAGLKRDSQP from the coding sequence ATGACCAAGACCGACCGTATCCGCTCGTTCGTCGAGAACGCCACCACGCAACGCTGGATCACGATCCTGATCGTGCTGAACGCCCTGGTGCTGGCGCTGGAGACCAGCCCGGCGGCCATGGCGGCGGCCGGGAGCTTCCTCAAACTGGCCGACCGGGTGATTCTCGCAGTGTTCGTGGTGGAGATCCTGCTGAAGGTGGTGGGGCAACGCCGTGACTTCGTCCGCGATCCCTGGAACCACTTCGACACTCTGGTCGTGACCATCGCGCTGATTCCCGCCACCGAGTTCCTCTCGGTCATGCGGGCGCTCCGCATCCTCCGGGTCTTCCGGCTGATATCCACCGTGCCCGCCATGCGGCGCGTTGTCGGCGCCCTGCTCCATGCCGTACCCGGCATGAGCTCGGTAGTGATGCTGCTGTCGGTGATCTATTTCGTATTCTCGGTGATGGCCACCAGCCTGTTCGCCGACCGCTTTCCGGAATGGTTCGGCAACATCGGCAGCTCCGCCTATACCCTGTTCCAGATCATGACCCTGGAAAGCTGGTCCATGGGCATCGTGCGGCCGGTGATGAACGTGTTTCCGCAGGCGTGGCTGTTTTTCGTGCCGTTCATCCTGGTCACCTCTTTCGCCGTGCTGAACCTGTTCATCGGCATCATTGTCGACGCGATGCAGACGCACGGCCATGGGGACGTCTTTGGCGAGACGCCCGCCGCGTCCACCCCCGAGCCGACCCTCGCGGACCTGCAGGCCGAGATACGCGCGTTGCGGGACGAGTTGGCGGGATTAAAGCGGGACAGCCAACCCTGA
- a CDS encoding fumarylacetoacetate hydrolase family protein — MKILRFNDDRIGVLKNGSNVVDVSGIIQHRVEKGPQRVMEEVIANFDDYRKEFERLMREGSGFPLSVVKLLAPIPRPSKCLAAFVNYLDSPERTPESLPIEFFYKAPELLGPEGAVELSDIPAVVVTQPEAELAFVMGSCGRNVSEADAMDAVFGYVPFFDISNRGMVRRTQFLPKGQGSHSPCGPWITTADEVPDPHDLTVKSWVGGEARQDYNTRHMAHKIPELVSWLSRFVQLQPGDVIATGTYHVGLGPMNNGDTLEIDIEKLGKARFTVRAEGPRKDTEWMPGKSQPPAGGGMSRV; from the coding sequence GTGAAGATTCTTCGTTTCAATGACGATCGCATCGGCGTCCTCAAGAACGGCAGCAACGTGGTGGACGTGAGCGGCATCATCCAGCACCGCGTGGAGAAGGGTCCGCAGCGGGTGATGGAGGAGGTGATCGCCAACTTCGACGACTACCGCAAGGAGTTCGAGCGGCTGATGCGCGAAGGGTCCGGCTTCCCCTTGAGCGTGGTCAAGCTGCTGGCGCCCATCCCCCGGCCGAGCAAGTGCCTGGCCGCCTTCGTCAACTACCTGGACTCGCCCGAGCGCACGCCCGAGAGCCTGCCCATCGAGTTCTTCTACAAGGCGCCCGAGTTGCTGGGGCCGGAAGGCGCGGTGGAGTTGTCCGACATCCCGGCGGTGGTGGTGACCCAGCCCGAGGCCGAGCTGGCCTTCGTCATGGGATCGTGCGGGCGCAACGTGTCCGAGGCCGACGCCATGGACGCCGTGTTCGGCTACGTGCCGTTCTTCGACATCTCCAACCGGGGCATGGTGCGCCGCACCCAGTTCCTGCCCAAGGGGCAGGGCAGCCACAGCCCCTGCGGCCCCTGGATCACCACCGCCGACGAGGTCCCCGACCCCCACGACCTCACGGTCAAGTCCTGGGTCGGCGGCGAGGCCCGGCAGGACTACAACACCCGCCACATGGCCCACAAGATCCCCGAGCTGGTGTCATGGCTGTCGCGCTTCGTGCAGCTCCAACCCGGCGACGTCATCGCCACCGGCACCTACCACGTGGGCCTCGGCCCCATGAACAACGGCGACACCCTGGAGATCGACATCGAAAAACTCGGCAAGGCGCGTTTCACCGTCCGCGCCGAGGGTCCGCGCAAGGACACCGAGTGGATGCCGGGGAAATCGCAACCGCCCGCGGGGGGCGGGATGTCGAGGGTGTAA